A window of Chroicocephalus ridibundus chromosome 29, bChrRid1.1, whole genome shotgun sequence genomic DNA:
GGGCCGCCTCATGCAGATCAAAAACCAGATCAGCCCCTTCATCTCCCAGGTGAGGACGGGGGGAGCCGCGGGGACGGaacccccggggaggggacacggtgtCCGTGGCCttgggggggggtcagtctcaccgccgccgcctcccacAGATGTGCAacatgctggggctgggggacatgaaTGCCGACCAACTGGCCTCCAAGCTGGAGGAGACGCTGCCCGTCATCCGCTCCGTCAGCGAGCAGTTCAAGGACCCGGTAAGGCCaccagtggggcagggggggcgctCCTGTGGGGGGTGCGGGGACACCGGGAGAGGGACAGGGGTGCCGAGGAGGGGAGTGTGGATGCTGGGGGGAAGACGAGGGCACTGGGAAAGGGTCAGGGACACGGGGAGTGGGACGGGGACGCCAGAAAGGGGGTACAGGGGATGCAAAGGAGGGGAGTGGGGatgccaggagggggagaggggttgCCAAAGAGGGGAATAGGGATCCAaagagggggacggggacactggGAAGGGGTCAGGGacgctgggatggggacagggagggggacagggatgcgAAGGAGGGGagtggggatgctgggagggggacaggggacgccgaggaggggagcagggatgcCAGGAAGGGAGTGGGGATGCCAGGAGGGGGACAAAGAcagcagggagggggacagaAACACTGGGAAGGGGTCAGGGACgctgggactgggacagggagggggacagggatgccaAGGAGGGGAGTGCGGATGCCAGGAGGGgaatggggacactgggaaagGGACAGGGACTCTGGGAAGGGGCACAGCATATGccgggagggggacagggacactgggaaAGGATAGGGACGTTGCTGAGGGGAGTGGGGATGccgggagggggacggggacaccgggagggggacagggcatgCCAGGAGGGGAACAGGGACACTGGGAAAGGCACAGGGACGTTGCTGAGGGGAGTGGGGATGccgggagggggacggggacaccgggagggggacagggcatgCCAGGAGGGgaatggggacactgggaaagGCACAGGGACTCCAGGAAGGGGGACAGTGTATGCCAGGAGAGCTACAGGGACACTGGGAAAGGCACAGGGACGCTGCTGAGGGGAGTGGGGATGCCGGGAGGGGGTCGGGGACAccgggagggggacaggggatgcCGAGGAGGGGAGTGGGGATGCCAGGAGGGGGTCGGGGACAccgggagggggacaggggatgcCGAGGAGGGGAGTGGGGATGCCGGGAGGGGGTCGGGGACAccgggagggggacaggggatgcCAAAGAGGGGAGTGGGGATGACAGGAGGGGGTCGGGGACAccgggagggggacagggacgtggCCAAGCCGGTCCGTGCACATTCCTGCGGGGAACCctccgccgcggggccgggcagggacccctggcgaggagcggggatggggggggggacacacaatcCGTGTCTGGAGTCACGCAAGGGGACGCAGCACGGTGTCACCGTGTCACTGAGCGCCCtgtgggggccggggccggggcgggggggggacgcggcagGAGCAGACGACGTTCATCTGCGTGTGCATCGCCGAGTTCCTCTCGCTCTACGAGACGGAGCGGCTCATCCAGGAGCTGGCCAAGTGCCGCATCGACACCCACAACATCGTGGTCAACCAGCTCGTCTTCCCCGACCCCCAGCGGCCCTGCAAGATGTGCGAGGCCCGGCACAAGATCCAGGCCAAGTACCTCGACCAGGTacccgcggggggggggattccgggggtggggggggcgagTTTGGGGACCCTGAGAGGGGGTCGGGGGGAGTTTTAGCATCCGAGGAGCCTGGAGTTGGCTCTGGAAGGACAGGGGGTCTCAGGGTGGAATTCGGGGAGCCTGGATGCCCGGATGCCCCGAGGACTTGGCGGGGGGGTGcattggggttgggggggggggacacacgctgggggggtgggttggggtccctaagaggggggtgggggggggggggagttttaGCATCTGGGGAGCCCAAAGCTGGgctctgggaagggagggggtCTTGGGGGAGGTGGAATTTGGGGAGCCTGGATGGCTCGAGGACTTGGGGGGGTTgcggtggggtttgggggagtgttggggttttttgggggggggtcacggACGCCCgtttccctgtcccccccccctcccccgcctgcAGATGGAGGACCTGTACGAGGATTTCCACATCGTgaagctgccgctgctgccccacGAGGTGCGGGGGGGCCGACAAAGTCAacaccttctcctccctcctgctggaCCCCtaccagccccccagccccaaatagccccccccccgcccccaaaacccccccagggggggtggggggcagccgataTTTATTCTCCCCCCCCACAGGGAGGGGCAGGACGGCTCtgcccaccccccggccccccccagcacGCAGCCCCCACCTCCAGGCTGCAGCCAACCAGCACCGCGGCCCCCccctgggggggctgctctgtgttccccctccctccctgtgtgtccccccgctccgggctggggtggggtggggggacagagaCGGGGACCCCCCGGGGGACCTTGTGTAAATAATAAATTTGGGAAGCGGAGAGGGcggctggtgggttttttggaggggggggggggggggcccggacACCTGGGTTCcccggggagtggggggggggtggtgtgtggcGTGGGGCTCGGCTTGTCACCGGGGGGGTGACGTCAGCGCCGCTGGCGCCGGGCCCGGTGGGACGCGGGGACCCTCATTAGCGCTCGGGGCGGATTAacggggcacggggagggggccCCCCGCCGGCTTCcagcattttgggggggggggggggttgcgtggcggtggccccccccccccccccccgccggcttCCGTGTCCCACGTCCCGCTGCGATCTGTCCCTGCGACCCCGCTGCTGGCACGAGGCCGCGGGGGacggagccaggacagccctggggggtcgggagggggacacacagggccaccaaacacccccccccccccccaacccaactctgactcagtttcccctcccgggggggttgtggtggtggttggggggggggggggggggggtcaggaccTGCCAGACCAGAGCTGCCACTCcctgggggggctccgggggaAGAACCCAGGCGTCCGgcgtccccaccccccccaggggacccgtttgtgtgtcgtccccccccaagccctggggcagggccagcccccgGACGGTATTTAAGGCCCCGGGACGGGGACGGTGGCCCCAGACCGACGGTGGCCACCCCACACTCGGGTCTCCcacaggtgagggggggggacgggaggtattggggggtggggggtggggtccctgcccagcctgggggggggtgggcggtgCCCTGTGGCGTGTCCCCAGGGTTtgggtgtccccactgtccccctttCACTGTCCCCAGCGTTTCCCCACGGTTTCGGGGTCCCCAGGTCCCCATTTTGCTGTACCCAGGgtgtgggtgccccccccccccccaaggattTGGTttggtgaccccccccccaaggtTTTAGTGTCCCCGGGGGTCCCGTTTCACTGTCCCCAGGGGGTCGCCCAGGGTTTTGGTGTCCCCAGAGTCCCATTTTGTGTCCCCAGGGTGCGGGTGCCCCCCCTCGGCTATCGCAtcggtgacacccccccccccccccaaggtgtgtgggggggtgtgtgtgtgtgtgtgtgtgtcccagggtgtcgctgtccccagggtgtccccgcgGCCGCGATGACGGTGACCTACACCTCGCGGGGTGGCCACCGCGCGCTTCGGGGGGTTCtcgcagctgctgctgctctggcgcGGGAGCATCTACAAACTGCTCTACCGggagctgctcctcttcctcgccgCCTACCTGGGGCTCAGCCTGGCCTaccggtgcgggggggggccacggggggggcacagggagggacatgggaacgggggggggggacatggggagcagggggagggggcatggagggggaaatgggggggcacagggacggggggggcatggggatgtgggggggcacggggacatgggggacgtggaggggcttggagggggaaatggggggggcatggggacatggggggacatggaggggcatggagggggaaatgggggcacagggatgtgggggggcacgggggacacagcggggcatggggacatggtggggaacGGGGGCACGGAGGGgaatggggacatggggacagggagggacgcAGGAACGTGGCGGGGCATGGGGAgcatgggggggacatggagggggaaatgggggggcacagggacggggggggcacggggacgtgggggggacatggggacagggagggacacagGAACGTAGGGGGGACATGGCgggtatggggacatgggggaaaatgagggggggcacagggacggggggggcacggggacatggggggggaacggggagacagggggacatgggggggcatggggatacggggacaaggagggacacgggggcgtggggggggacatggagagcatggggggccatggggggggtgtggggacaggggggcacaCGGGGATGGGGGGCATGAGGACATGGGGGacgcggaggggcggggggggacatggggacatgagcggacacggggacgggggggcatggggacacggagggggcacaggggggggcacgggggcaggCGGGGACATGGCGGGTATGGGGACAGGGGGGcgcatggggacgggggggggcatggggacaaggTGGACATGAGGGGGGTgcagggacacggaggggacatggggtgacGCGGGGGGGAACAGGGAGGTCACGGGGACATGGAGACGTaaggggggggcgtggggggggggggacacacggggggacacgaggagatgtggggacacggcgggggggggtgcaggggaatggggacacggagggggtgcacggggacacgggggggggggacacagatgACAGGGGACGGTGACACCCCCCCTCGgtgtgtcgtgtgtgtcccccccccaggttcCTGCTGTCGGAGACGCAGAAGCGGCTCTTCGAGAAGCTGGTGCTTTACTGCGACAAGTCGGCCAACCTCATCCCCGTCTCCTTCGTCCTCGGTGAGAGCCCCGcgacccccccccgggacccccccgcgaCCCCCGGACCcctctgggacaccccccccccccccccagaacccccccggactccctgagaccccccccccccaggatcctCCCCAGACCCTCCAACCTCATCCCCGTCTCCTTCGTCCTCGGTGAGAGCCCCgcgaccccccccgggaccccccccgggacccccaacaGCCCTCACGGACCCCAgactccccccggccccccacccccagccccaccagtcccctccccagtgtccccagcgcccccagtgctccctcccagtgccctccagtgctccccagccccctctcccagcactcctggtgcccccagtgccccctaACTCCCCCCGatgccccctcccagtgcccccagtgccccccaactgccccagccccctctccccccctctctCCGTGCCCCCAGTGCCCCTAACTCCCCCCGATGCCccctcccagggctcccagtgaccccccaactcccccctgcccccctttcccaccctccccccgtgcccccagggccccccaactccctcccagccccctctcccagtgctcccactccccccagcccccttctcccccctctcccagtactcccagtgctccccagacccctctcccagtgtccccagtgcccacaactccctcccagccccctctcccagtgctcccactccccccagccccctctccccccctctcccagtactcccagtgctccccagaccctctcccagtgtccccagtgccccccaactcctcccagccccctctcccagtgctcccactccccccagccccctctcccccctctcccagtgctcccagtgcccccagtgccccccaactgcccccagccccctctcccccctctcccagtgctcccagtgcccccagtgctccccagacccactcccagtgcccccagtgccccccaactccccccagccccttctcccccctctcccagtgccccccaactccctcccaggcccctctcccagtgctcccactccccccagccccctctcccccctctcccagtgctcccagtgcccccagtgctccccagccccctctcccagtgcccccaactccctcccagacccctctcccagtgcccccagtgcccccagtgctccccagccccctctcccagtgctcccagtgccccccaactcctcccagacccctctcccagtgcccccagtgcccccagtgctccccagcccccctctcccagtgttcccagtgccccccaactccctcccagacccctctcccagtgcccccagtgcccccagtgccccccaactccctcccagccccctctcccagtgttcccagtgccccccaactccctcccagccccctctcccagtgttcccagtgccccccaactccccccagccccttctcccccctctcccagtgccccccaactccctcccagacccctctcccagtgctcccagtgcccctagtgctccccagccccctctcccagtgctcccagtgctcccagtgcccccccaactccctcccagacccctctcccagtgccccccagtgcccccagtgctccccagccccctctcccagtactcccagtgccccccaactccctccccagacccctctcccagtgcccccagtgcccccagtgctccccagccccctctcccagtgttcccagtgccccccaactccctcccagacccctctcccagtgctcccagtgcccccagtgctccccagccccctctcccagtgttcccagtgccccccaactccctcccagacccctctcccagtgcccccagtgcccccagtgccccccaactccctcccagccccctctcccagcgctcccagcgcccccccccgcccccgccgcctccagcgCATCCCAGTCCCGCAGGTTTCTACGTGGCGCTGGTGCTGGAGCGTTGGTGGGGTCAGTTCCGCAGCGTCCCGGCGCCGGACGGGCTGATGGTGGCGGTGGCCGGCAGCGTCCACGGGGCCGACGCACGGGGCCGCGTCCTGCGCCGCACCCTGATGCGCTACGGCGGCCTGGCCGCGCTGCTGGTGCTGCGCGCCGTCAGCACCCCCCGTCTACAAGCGCTTCCCCACCACCGACCACCTCGTCCAGGCCGGTGGGTGTCCGCCGTGACGTCATCGTCATCGTCGTCGtcatcggggaggggggggggacacgacgcgCGGCGACATCGCGCCGGGGGCAAGGGCGGGCGGTGGCACCGCGGCGGTGGCGTCAACGGCGCGGTGCGGGTGGTGATGTCGTCACGGAGAGGGGCGGCGATGTCATCGCGGGGGGTGGCGATGTCATTGCGGGGCGGAGTGACGTCGTCAACGGGGAGCGGGCGATGTCATCGTGGGGGCAGCCACACCACCCCAGGGGACAGCGATGTCATCAAGGGGGGGTGGCGACATCATCACGGGGAGTAGCGTTGGCACCACGGGGAGCAGCGACGTCATCACAGGGGGCACTGATGTCATCACAGGGGGCACTGATGTCACCACGGGGGCAGCCATGCCATCGCAGGGAACAGCAATGTCCTCACGGGGGGCGCAGCGATGTCATCACGGGGGGGTGGTGATGTCATCACGGGGAGTAGTGACGTCGTCATGTGGGGGGGCGGTGATGTCATCACGGGGATGGCGTCAGGTTCCCCCACCCCTCCGCGCTGTGACGTCACCAGCGGGGCGCTCCCACGTCACTGGGTGCCGGTGCCGCTGGGCGCTGACATCATGGGTCTGGCGGGTGACATCactttggggggggtgggtgtgtgacGTCAGCTGGTGACGTcatcaccccaccccaccccacgccccCCCGCAGGGTTCCTGACgcgggaggagcggcggcggctggaGGGGCTGCGGTCGCCCTACAACAAGTTCTGGGTGCCCTGCGCCTGGTTCGGGGCGCTGGCGGGGCANNNNNNNNNNNNNNNNNNNNNNNNNNNNNNNNNNNNNNNNNNNNNNNNNNNNNNNNNNNNNNNNNNNNNNNNNNNNNNNNNNNNNNNNNNNNNNNNNNNNNNNNNNNNNNNNNNNNNNNNNNNNNNNNNNNNNNNNNNNNNNNNNNNNNNNNNNNNNNNNNNNNNNNNNNNNNNNNNNNNNNNNNNNNNNNNNNNNNNNNGGCTCACAGGGGAGCCCCAGCTATCTGTAGACCGCCCCCCCCCTCAAAGACCCATAAggaacccccccaaaaccactgggacccccccaagGGACCCATTGCCCCCCCAGGGAAACCTGGGAGCTCCCCCCAGGGACCCGTAGGGACCCCCCAAGGGACCCCTTGCCCCCCTCAGGCCCCaagaacccccccagggacccagagGGACCCCCAAAGGCCCCCCAGAAACctcccagggacacccccccccagggacccattGCCCCCCAAAGGCCCCaagaacccccccagggacccattGGGACCCCCTGAAGGGACCCATTGCCCCCCCCAAAGGCCCCAAGAACCCCCCCCAGGCAAACCTGGGGACCCCCAAGGTacccattgccccccccccccccccttccagcccctggggtccctcctgcccccccctaCCCttttccccgggggggggggggtgggggtggtgtttgCATCCGTTTGGCCCCTCCCCCTCCATTGTGGGTGGGGCCTGGCGGGGTTGGGGGTGtcagggcggggcgggggtgaCGTCACACCCCTGttttgtctcccccccccccatgtgtgtgtgtgtgtcccccccccacaggCAGCAGCCCCCTCGACAGCCCCCGCAACTTCTCGCCCAGCAACCCGGCCCACTTCTCCTTCGCCTCCTCCCGCcggtaaagggggggggggaccccggcaTCCGGGTGGCgatgggggtcgggggggggtgggtggggaggtcTGACACCCCCctatcccacccccccccaacccccccccccgccccccagagcCGACGGGCGCCGCTGGTCGCTGGCCTCGCTGCCCTCCTCGGGTTATggcaccaacacccccagctccaccGTCTCGGTGAGTCGGGGGGCCCGGAGCCCCCCTCACATCCAGGGGATTCGCTGGGGCCCCCCTCCCCatggcatggggggggggggcggggggggggatgtggggtgagcTGTGGGTCTGGTTGAGGCTGGCCTGTGGGTCCACCcgtgggggggggcgctggggaggggTCAGTGGGTGGCCAGGGGTCCCCGTAGGGCCAtgggggggggtccgtgggggtcagtgggtccctggggggggccATGGGTCCTCATGGAGCTCActggggggggtccgtgggggcCCATGGGGGTCAGTGGGTCTTCGGGTCAGTGGGTCCAGTGGGTCAGTGGGAACTGGGTCACCCCACTTCCGTGGGTGCTGCGGGGGTCTGCAGGGTCGGGGGGTGGccaggggtccctgtggggccGTGGGGGGGTCCATGGGGGACAGCGGGTCCCTGTGGGTGGCCACGGGTCCTTGTGGGGTGCCATGGCGGGGGGTCTGTGAGGGCCCGTGAGGGGTCCATGGGGTGGGTCGGGGATCTGGGAGGTCCGGGGGGGTCGATGGGGCGGGTTGGGGGCccgtgggggggggtgggggtcgggGGTCcgtggggggggtcggggggtgaCGCGGGCGCGCAGTCCTCGTGCTCGTCCCAGGAGCGCCTGCACCAGCTGCCGGCGCAGCCGACGCCGGAGGAGCTGCGGTTCCTCTCCCGCCACTTCGGCAGCTCCGAGAGCCTGGCCGAGGAGGatgggggggcccgggggggcccgggccccgcgcccccgcTCCCGCAGGCCTCAGGTGGGGCTGGGGCactgcggggggagcgggggattTGGGGACCCAGGGGGGAATCGGGGCaccagggggctgggggcaggggaacgAGGGCTTTGGGGTGACcatggggcttggggacaccgtagggctgggggggggggtgtcagggtttGGGGACCCCAATGGGGGAATCGGGGCATCAGGGGGCTGGGGGTCACCATGGGGTTGGGAGGGGGCACCAGGGCGTCGGGGTgaccatggggctgggggacaccgtagggctggagggggtggggatCTGGGGCCACCGTGGGGGAATCGGTGCGCcgtgagggggggggacaccgtgggTCTGGGGtgacccagggcagggggacgTCGTGGCGGGGGGGCAATGGGGCagcgtgggggtggggggggacagtaCGGTGATGGGGGCACTGTGACCGTGGGATAtcggtgggggagggggggtgtgtgtggatgGAAGGATTGTGGGGGGTCCTGCGGGTGCCAGCAGtggggaggcggggcggggggacacacgctTGTGGGTCCCACGGGTGCCAGTGgtgccgccccccgccccagccccgggcgcTCGCCCTCGTCCCACGACAAACGAGATCGTGATGATGAACCACGTCTACAAGGAGCGATTCCCCAaggtggggctggcgggggacgcgggggggggctggggggggacacgaggtcttgggaggggggctggggggccgctATGGGGGTTGGGGGGTTATGGAACCCCTCGGGGGGGTGTCTCAGGCGGCTGATGGGCACTGGGGGCAGATACAGGATCTCGGGGGGGTTCTGGAAGGATGATGGGGGTCTTGGGGGTTATGGGGTATTtatggggggtcggggggggctcTGAGGTTCCGGAGGGGGAGGTGTGCGACAGCTcgaggcggggggggtgtgtgctctGGGGCACCGGAGGAGGTTATGGGGTCTTGGCGGGGCTCCAGGGGGATGTCGGGAGCCGTGGGGAGCCCTGCCCGCCTGGGTCCCGCAGGCGACGGCGCAGATggaggagcggctggaggagTTTGTGCGGGGCTGCGGCCCCGGGGGGACCCCGCTGGCCGACGGCGCCCTCAGCTTCATCCAGCACCAGCTGGTGGAACTGGCGCGCGACTGCCTGGCCAAGGCCCGGCACGGCCTCATCACCGCCGCCTACTTCTATGAGCTGCAGGAGAACATGGAGCGGCTGCTGCAGGACGTGAGCTCCGGCGCCCATGGGGACCCAATGGGACCCAATGGTGCCCAACGGTGCCCAACAGCGTCCAACGGGACCCAACGGGACCCAGTGGCACCCAACAGTGCCCAATGGGACCCAACGGTGCCCAACGGCGCCCAATGGGACCCAATGGTGCCCAACGGTGCCCAACAGCGCCCAACGGGACTCAACAGGACCCAGTGGCGCCCAACGAGACCCAGCGGCGCCCAACGGGACCCAGCAACGCCCAACGGTGCCCAATGGGACCCAACGGCGCCCAACGGTGCCCAACGGCGCCCAACGGGACCCAATGGTGCCCAACGGTGCCCAACAGGACCCAATGGCGCCCAGTGGGACCCAATGGTGCCCAACGGTGCCCGGTAGGATCCAACGGTGCCCGATGGGACCCAATGGGGCTCAACGGTGCCCAATGGGACCCAACAGGGACCAACAGCACCCAATGGGACCCAGCAGGGACCAACAAGACCCAATGGCACCCAGTGGGGACCCAAAAGAACCCAATTGCAACCAACAGGGATCCAACGGGACCCAATGGCACCCAACAGAGCTCAACATGGACCCAACAGGGTCCAACGCAGACCTATTGGCACCCAACGGGGCCCCGAGGGACCCAATGGGACACTACTGGGACCCAACAGCACCCAGTTGGTCCTAATGGGGCCCAATGGCACCCTCAGCACCTAATGGGGACCCACCAGGGCCCAGTGGGAACCCTCATCACCCAGTGGGACCCAACAGGACCCAACAGGATGCCCTGGAGCCCATGGGACCCCCTGGCATTCCCCCgtcccctgggaccccctgccaaaccccccccccaacccccgccaaccttctccccgtgtccccccaggccTACGAGCGCTCGGAGTCGGAGGAGGTGGCCTTCATCACCCAGCTGGTGAAGAAGCTCCTCATCATCATCTCCCGCCCCGCCCGGCTGCTCGAGTGCCTGGTGagtcccccgggacccccccggatCGCCCTTCCCACCCCAGGGGACCCCGCGTCCGGgccctgtgacaccccccccaccccccccatcccatttTGCACCATCCCAACCGTCCAATCAGACGAAGCCCTTCCGGTCACCCCGACAACGCCCCGGCCAATCCCTGTGTGCCGCCGTTGCCACGGTGACAGCCGTGTTGCCGGGGCAGCGCCATGGCGACGGAGCATCCCGGGTACCACCGAGAcaaaggccgggggggggcgggggggggcacacgcgtgtgtgctctggcacacgcgtgtgcgttgGCACGGCGACACGCGTGTGCGCAGGCATGGTGGCGGGGGTGGGGCTCGGTCGCGCACGCGTGTCCCGGCGCGCGCGCAGCCGCACGCTCACACGCCTGTGCAGGGCCGCGGGCCCTCACACGCacgcgcacacgcgtgtgccggCACGCGTCTGCCGGCGCGTTGCACCGTTTCGGCGGgttattccccccccaccccccccccgcccccgtgcaCACCCGTGATGGTGCCTGCCCCCGTGCGCACGCGTGTGATGCTGcgtgttcccccccaccccggcacacGCGTGACGGGGCGTGTGGGCGCAGGAGTTCGACCCGGCCGAGTTCTACCAGCTGCTGGCGGCGGCCGAGGGCCAGGCCCGCGAGGGGCTGCTGAAGGCCGACATCCCCCGATACATCAtcgggcagctggggctggcgcGGGACCCCTTCCCCGGTACACGCGTGTGCGAGCGGCCGCGGGGCACCCGCCTGCGTGTGGgagcacgcacacgcgtgtgggAGCGTGCActgggcgggggtgtgtgtgggggggtgtgtggggagggggggacgcgtGGGGTCtgcatggcggggggggtgggcagggctgcaCACGCGTGTGGAAGCGTGCACGGATCATGTCTGCACGGatcatggcggggggggtgtgcgggggtGTGGGaaggtgcccggggggggggttgtgcaCTGGGGCTGCGCGCGTGTTGacgccccgtgtccccgcacaCGCGTGGCGCCCCGTGTCCCTGCACACGCGTGACGC
This region includes:
- the LOC134507971 gene encoding LOW QUALITY PROTEIN: bestrophin-2-like (The sequence of the model RefSeq protein was modified relative to this genomic sequence to represent the inferred CDS: deleted 2 bases in 2 codons), with product MTVTYTSRVATARFGGFSQLLLLWRGSIYKLLYRELLLFLAAYLGLSLAYRFLLSETQKRLFEKLVLYCDKSANLIPVSFVLGFYVALVLERWWGQFRSVPAPDGLMVAVAGSVHGADARGRVLRRTLMRYGGLAALLVLRAVSTPVYKRFPTTDHLVQAGFLTREERRRLEGLRSPYNKFWVPCAWFGALAGPQEPPQGPIGTP